The Bacillus sp. Y1 genome has a window encoding:
- a CDS encoding glycosyltransferase yields MTKVGLVMRKIQFSEAQGPRIFAERLKAISSELGIEIVFISPERNVSGYDWLPGYEHEKGDLVNYDIVLDQIYSQNIDHVIYTVSGFTFLNMFLKNSVLFPHSFPDPALTGYEMMKPFYSIVDKAIVQTEFLKGEMARNFGVHDVTVIPIGFNEEIANKYYDPSQVVNNRLLWIGRDEENRRPDLVIEYAKQNPQTEVFMVFGGDRYRESMKKYDIPSNVKLQFALSQDEVFTLMNSSKVYWSSSKFDTFAMPLTEALAMGKIVVKPEHPCYNHISAPHSFAGNEKNWFELVNMALSSPIQTSSGNRDYAFSAFSSTVMKKGYEKFFEGWIK; encoded by the coding sequence AGCTCGGAATAGAAATTGTATTCATTTCTCCTGAAAGAAATGTAAGTGGATATGATTGGCTTCCAGGCTATGAACATGAAAAAGGAGATCTTGTCAATTATGATATCGTCTTAGACCAAATCTATTCCCAAAATATAGACCATGTGATTTATACGGTCTCTGGTTTTACCTTTTTAAATATGTTTTTAAAGAATAGTGTTTTATTTCCACATAGCTTTCCAGATCCAGCATTAACAGGATATGAAATGATGAAGCCATTTTACTCTATTGTGGACAAGGCTATTGTTCAAACAGAATTTTTAAAAGGGGAAATGGCGAGAAATTTTGGTGTTCACGATGTGACTGTTATACCGATTGGCTTTAATGAGGAGATTGCAAACAAGTATTACGACCCTTCTCAAGTAGTAAACAATCGTCTCCTTTGGATTGGAAGAGATGAAGAAAACAGGCGTCCAGATCTAGTGATTGAATATGCGAAACAAAATCCTCAAACGGAAGTGTTCATGGTTTTTGGAGGCGATCGTTACAGGGAAAGTATGAAAAAATATGACATTCCTTCAAACGTGAAACTACAATTTGCACTTTCACAAGATGAGGTCTTTACTTTGATGAATTCTTCAAAAGTCTATTGGAGCAGCTCAAAGTTTGACACATTTGCCATGCCGTTAACCGAGGCACTAGCTATGGGCAAGATTGTTGTAAAGCCTGAACATCCTTGCTACAACCATATTAGTGCACCACATTCTTTTGCTGGTAATGAGAAAAATTGGTTTGAGTTAGTAAATATGGCATTAAGTTCTCCTATTCAAACTTCAAGCGGTAATCGAGACTATGCGTTTAGCGCCTTCTCAAGTACTGTCATGAAAAAAGGATATGAGAAATTTTTCGAGGGCTGGATCAAATAA
- a CDS encoding YkuS family protein, whose product MPRVGVEESLSNITSALREKGYDVVELKQESDVQGCECCVVTGIDSNVMGMSDASIQGPVIEANGLSADEVCRQVEQRMGR is encoded by the coding sequence ATGCCAAGAGTTGGAGTTGAAGAATCATTATCGAATATCACTAGTGCGCTTCGTGAAAAGGGATACGATGTAGTTGAACTTAAGCAAGAATCTGATGTACAAGGCTGTGAATGCTGTGTAGTTACTGGGATTGACTCAAACGTTATGGGGATGTCTGATGCTAGCATTCAAGGGCCTGTAATCGAAGCAAACGGTCTTTCTGCTGATGAGGTATGTCGTCAGGTTGAACAAAGAATGGGAAGATAA
- a CDS encoding erythromycin esterase family protein, with protein MRINDKRIKDIKNHSVRFDTYDDLSEIVEVAGEADFVLLGEATHGTSEFYKIRAEITKKLIEEKGFSFVAVEGDWPSCFTVNEYVKGYRGGAAKDAFTHFDRWPTWMWANEEVLDFITWLKQHNERTHAQVGFYGIDVYSLWESMDEIIYQLEKVSPSLVEPAKKAFECFEPFNRKAEDYAVSAAFYGEGCTEEVLNVLVTLQQNKHKYDGNNEQGLNIDINSLVMLNAERYYRAMAKRGPDDWNIRDGHMVTALEKIIGSHQKKAKCVVWEHNTHLGDARATDMAEEGLVNVGQLLREKYGNSVYAVGFGTHRGTVIAAREWGGKVEELPVPNARKGSWEYILHEAGPYNKYFLFDDQNREFFNDVIGHRAIGVVYNPEVEHLGNYVPTRVSDRYDCFIHVDETNALSPLFTKQPVKI; from the coding sequence ATGCGTATTAATGACAAAAGAATTAAGGATATAAAAAATCATTCTGTTCGTTTTGACACCTATGATGATTTATCAGAAATAGTTGAGGTAGCTGGAGAAGCAGACTTTGTTTTATTAGGGGAGGCTACCCACGGTACAAGTGAATTTTATAAAATTCGAGCTGAAATTACAAAGAAATTAATAGAAGAAAAGGGCTTTTCCTTTGTTGCTGTCGAGGGAGATTGGCCATCTTGTTTTACGGTCAATGAGTATGTTAAGGGCTATCGAGGTGGAGCAGCAAAAGATGCCTTTACTCATTTTGACCGATGGCCGACATGGATGTGGGCCAATGAAGAAGTTTTGGATTTTATCACTTGGTTAAAGCAACATAACGAAAGGACTCATGCCCAAGTTGGTTTTTATGGAATTGATGTGTACAGTCTTTGGGAGTCGATGGATGAAATCATTTACCAGCTAGAGAAAGTGTCACCTTCTCTTGTGGAACCTGCGAAAAAAGCTTTCGAATGCTTTGAACCATTTAACCGTAAAGCAGAAGACTATGCGGTGTCTGCTGCTTTTTATGGCGAGGGTTGTACAGAAGAAGTATTAAATGTTTTAGTTACCCTGCAACAAAATAAGCACAAATATGATGGAAATAACGAGCAAGGCTTAAATATCGACATAAACAGTTTGGTGATGTTAAATGCGGAGAGATATTATCGCGCCATGGCTAAAAGGGGACCTGATGACTGGAATATACGAGATGGCCATATGGTAACTGCCCTAGAAAAAATCATAGGATCCCATCAAAAAAAGGCGAAATGTGTGGTTTGGGAACACAATACCCATTTAGGAGATGCTCGTGCAACAGACATGGCGGAGGAAGGGTTAGTAAATGTTGGCCAATTGTTACGAGAGAAGTACGGAAATAGTGTGTATGCGGTCGGGTTTGGTACTCATCGTGGAACCGTTATTGCGGCTCGCGAGTGGGGTGGTAAGGTTGAGGAGCTTCCTGTACCAAATGCTAGGAAGGGAAGTTGGGAGTACATTCTCCATGAAGCGGGACCTTATAATAAATACTTTTTGTTTGATGATCAAAACAGAGAGTTTTTTAATGATGTCATTGGACATCGTGCGATCGGTGTAGTATACAATCCAGAAGTAGAGCATTTAGGAAATTATGTTCCAACTAGAGTTTCAGACCGCTACGATTGTTTTATTCATGTAGATGAAACAAATGCTTTATCACCATTATTTACAAAACAACCTGTTAAAATATAA
- a CDS encoding SE1832 family protein: MMTNQEIEQKISELKVEYVQIQNDIEKLESFNQSVEKLEGKLREIEKELAYYHSMEK; this comes from the coding sequence ATGATGACAAATCAAGAAATTGAACAAAAGATTTCAGAATTAAAAGTAGAATATGTACAAATTCAAAACGATATTGAAAAGCTTGAATCATTTAATCAATCTGTTGAAAAACTAGAAGGAAAGCTGCGGGAAATTGAGAAGGAATTAGCTTATTATCATTCAATGGAGAAATAA
- a CDS encoding asparagine synthase, translated as MNIREGLIPTALGSAVTATGYALKQKRGANKMVANTVFGFGLAHVVLGVIDLVQHRR; from the coding sequence ATGAATATACGCGAAGGTTTAATTCCAACTGCATTAGGTTCTGCTGTGACTGCCACTGGGTATGCACTGAAACAAAAACGTGGAGCGAACAAAATGGTTGCAAATACGGTTTTTGGTTTCGGCTTAGCACATGTCGTTTTAGGGGTCATTGACCTAGTCCAACACCGTCGTTAA